In Chloroflexota bacterium, one DNA window encodes the following:
- a CDS encoding glycosyltransferase family 4 protein has translation MKALMMTPTVDPFDPVHGFAYAWMKRIAGQVDKLSIITLVQRNTEPDRDFEVYSLDTKGNRLSKWLYLNRLLLTLVPRVDLVFTHMYPAFPVLAWPFSRLFAKPLVMWFCHGHISLMTRLGHALVNRVVTASEESFRIRSRKVKIIGHGIDIERFSTSNTPASKGGATILSVGRISPVKDYTTLIEAAAIMGSEYGMKDIRIVIVGGPASVSEERYLEMVKNLTRDRGIEKRVEFVGPVPYNQVAEYYRRADLFVSTSQTGSIDKAVLEAMASGIPIVTCNEAFYPFLGSYRSMLTFQKNDPHDLAKKIAALYSLSEEDREKMRFFLKGIVETEHSLDVWLPRLISVFREVLKRN, from the coding sequence ATGAAAGCATTAATGATGACCCCGACCGTTGACCCGTTTGATCCGGTACATGGCTTCGCTTATGCTTGGATGAAGCGAATTGCCGGGCAGGTGGATAAGCTCTCCATCATAACCTTGGTCCAACGAAATACAGAGCCAGATAGGGATTTTGAGGTATACTCCTTGGACACGAAAGGAAATCGTCTCTCAAAGTGGCTCTATTTGAATCGTCTCTTACTTACATTAGTCCCTCGGGTGGATTTGGTTTTCACTCACATGTATCCTGCCTTTCCTGTTTTGGCCTGGCCGTTTAGCCGTCTCTTTGCTAAACCTCTAGTTATGTGGTTCTGCCATGGCCATATCAGCCTGATGACCAGATTAGGTCATGCTTTGGTGAACCGGGTTGTTACCGCGTCGGAAGAGAGTTTCCGGATCAGGAGCCGGAAAGTGAAAATTATCGGGCATGGCATTGATATTGAGCGATTTTCCACTTCGAACACGCCCGCTTCTAAAGGCGGCGCAACCATTCTATCTGTGGGGAGGATATCCCCGGTAAAAGACTATACAACATTGATCGAGGCTGCTGCGATAATGGGCAGCGAATACGGTATGAAGGATATCAGAATCGTGATAGTCGGTGGTCCAGCCTCAGTATCGGAAGAGAGATACCTGGAGATGGTCAAGAATTTAACGAGAGACAGAGGAATAGAGAAAAGGGTGGAATTTGTTGGCCCTGTTCCCTATAATCAAGTGGCCGAGTATTATCGCCGGGCAGACTTATTTGTCAGTACCAGTCAAACAGGAAGCATCGACAAAGCAGTTCTGGAGGCTATGGCCAGTGGTATTCCAATCGTTACTTGCAACGAAGCTTTCTACCCATTCCTAGGTAGCTACCGTTCCATGCTCACTTTTCAGAAAAATGATCCGCACGATTTGGCGAAAAAAATTGCTGCCCTTTACTCACTGTCGGAAGAGGACAGAGAGAAAATGCGTTTCTTTCTCAAAGGTATAGTTGAAACTGAACATAGCCTTGATGTC